One genomic region from Amia ocellicauda isolate fAmiCal2 chromosome 4, fAmiCal2.hap1, whole genome shotgun sequence encodes:
- the LOC136747543 gene encoding ras association domain-containing protein 10, giving the protein MDLEECKISVWVCREEKLVSGLSRRTTCADVVKVLLEDQNLQQGASASMLSGTPQSYCVVEKWRGFERILPNKTKILRLWSAWGEEQENVRFVLVKNEASLPNSGPRSAEARVVPSKESPCVFKGPTRATMAFSQEKQRRIVRKAFRKLDKINKKRQEAHSKDTSSVEKMETLVHLVLSQDHTIRQQIQRIKELDREIDRYEAKVHFDRMKRHGINYVQDTYLVDAIQEGDSKAEGDQIDSAVAFEQFEEYARQCEEVIRLQEQLTEQEALMDTITAEIQEELNQRWMKRRQEEISNKETENRTDTDAPGTEPAAALSPDTGTDSPAPGEQSESAHECLLEQERVKTQLDTSLYIGLRLNTDLEAIKSDLDLSQELWDAKEEELRVLLEKVDCLDIEEVAKASDKVRDSYESSPIMTETEILPTCGWVEQARGLSKTCNTNDEDSDTGLSSMHSQDSDTTPVCESLV; this is encoded by the coding sequence ATGGATCTGGAGGAATGCAAAATATCAGTGTGGGTTTGCCGAGAGGAGAAGCTGGTTTCGGGACTGTCCAGGCGCACTACCTGTGCCGATGTGGTCAAAGTGCTTCTGGAGGACCAGAACTTGCAGCAAGGCGCATCTGCGTCCATGCTGTCCGGTACTCCACAGTCGTACTGCGTCGTGGAGAAATGGAGAGGGTTTGAGAGGATTTTGCCCAATAAGACCAAGATCCTGCGCCTCTGGAGCGCCTGGGGAGAGGAGCAGGAAAACGTGCGCTTTGTGCTGGTGAAGAACGAGGCGTCTTTGCCCAACAGCGGCCCGAGGAGCGCAGAAGCCCGGGTGGTGCCCAGCAAGGAGAGCCCCTGCGTCTTTAAGGGACCGACCAGGGCCACCATGGCTTTCTCCCAGGAGAAGCAGCGCCGCATTGTCAGGAAAGCGTTTAGGAAACTGGATAAAATCAACAAGAAGCGGCAAGAGGCTCATTCCAAGGACACCTCTTCTGTGGAAAAGATGGAGACTTTAGTGCACCTGGTTTTGTCGCAAGATCACACCATCCGCCAGCAGATCCAGAGGATTAAAGAGCTGGACCGGGAGATCGACAGGTACGAGGCTAAAGTGCACTTTGACAGAATGAAACGGCATGGCATCAATTACGTGCAGGACACGTATTTGGTCGATGCCATCCAGGAGGGCGACTCTAAGGCAGAAGGCGACCAGATTGACTCTGCTGTGGCTTTTGAGCAGTTTGAGGAGTATGCGAGGCAATGCGAGGAAGTGATCCGGCTGCAGGAGCAGCTGACAGAGCAGGAGGCTCTGATGGACACGATCACCGCGGAGATCCAGGAGGAGCTGAATCAGAGGTGGATGAAGAGGCGACAAGAGGAGATCTCCAACAAGGAGACGGAAAACAGGACTGACACCGACGCGCCGGGAACAGAGCCAGCCGCAGCCCTGAGCCCGGACACCGGGACAGACTCGCCTGCGCCCGGGGAACAGAGTGAGTCTGCACACGAGTGTCTTTTGGAGCAGGAGAGAGTCAAAACGCAGCTGGACACCAGTTTGTATATCGGGCTTCGGTTGAACACAGATCTGGAAGCTATTAAAAGTGATCTGGACCTGAGCCAGGAGTTATGGGACGCTAAGGAGGAAGAGTTGAGggttttgctggagaaagtggACTGTTTGGACATAGAAGAGGTGGCCAAAGCATCGGACAAAGTGAGAGACAGTTATGAAAGCAGCCCAATAATGACAGAGACTGAAATCTTGCCTACTTGTGGGTGGGTGGAACAGGCTAGGGGACTTTCAAAGACTTGCAACACCAACGACGAGGACTCAGACACAGGGTTAAGTTCAATGCACAGTCAGGATTCAGACACCACACCTGTCTGCGAGTCTTTGGTATAA